The Anguilla anguilla isolate fAngAng1 chromosome 4, fAngAng1.pri, whole genome shotgun sequence genome has a window encoding:
- the LOC118226400 gene encoding ankyrin repeat domain-containing protein 12-like isoform X3 has protein sequence MKPKSSMKRKLTFTLSPQRNEERDSDTDSDPGHSSETWGERFSPPCRIYADKDGPEKKKVKKETGSKKSTPVNILFGYPLSERKQMALLMQMTARDNSPDSTPNHPSQAAPVQKKISSSTTSRQKDKINKRNERGETTLHMAAIRGDVKQVKELIRLGADVNVKDFAGWTPLHEACNLGHYDVAKVLIATGAEVNTQGLDDDTPLHDASSSGHKEIVRLLVQHGGNPFQANNRGERPVDVADSKEIEELLKGHVQLSNSDDRSSDSEGHTSADDNMEYSDTEKDSKQTHATNTSASTAGLDEYDFKDEEEEDLNNALKGRPRLKRESRQREKDSFEKNHFVDNQERSESPRTCKSKKQKISRIQYRSSVSSSDETSPERKSSSTCPLTIEVQKADVRTKKLNLTVEQKEKGKSNVNKNLSKNKENQELKEDRKENCKGLLPSTTVPGLETPEKTSEEDSFKMSFSPKDEDSVHLFPLSSIKSPKHNHSDKQSGPLKKENLKLCMSSGDSPSQVDSVKHNNHPELYNSSESSGSKGLKHKEKSKYHHKDLSCDEEGENLDDGEDALQKTDKEGKVIKKHKLKHQEKDKTKKENDNEKEKNRKDNNNEKDTNRKENETEKDKHRPRDTRKDSHRHLEFDREFWKDNFFKSDENEDLLLEKNEVPESGSLQKGADVPLVKEERTTKEKHSHSKDKKQKEELEKDKDFKKEKEELQCREDKGKELKTAEETDCHISNWESIVSGVKEELEDNPISENKLQDQPEKGAREKTDKRLPGRERESEKLDKKHSDREKKQKAEYFGDKSELLNCIDKLKEREKVTSGCSHSPLEKNLRESEKSKPIFLTKKPEDYKKIKEKMDRKSEKEKQERVRCPTENRDKEKNSIDKKGKTSEKVAVADQGKLDRVKEKEKDNEKKKKDKIKDITSSNSNLKTFLTEKRISVCENSKTPLDKTKHKEDILKPLEKDKRTRDKNTDRHRDGHKDKSQQTKTSKIKMNEAEADGAKSKSSPAPKDARPKEKRLVNDDLMQTSFERMLSQKDQEIEQWHRKHKEKIKQKERERMKHQPVAELSKLKNKDRVKNSPSELCLTKDHLRSKSSDVCEAHSQEKVSKEATSSRSVSLDTKSAAFVGKAESDRSGLMCRSVSVVSVASSEGSCQTAVLTQRPLAEYDSSFVQESLDSQLCTIQSSLAVHENECDGFLDGVPQKGTSLSNKQETPCSTEDEDDKLISTDGRPESSAESCGTPGLLLPSLSICTADTPRDTGDEGTHLSPHVHPDVSLVSESGSQDSDKNEGERVSMSQADTSLQPATETKENSVADLLLEGDVQGPQGEDSRTKPSVEKSPSEHIIMETKESLPVDTKGICSFPLSQQQDSSNGKVSDCCGEHQDVCTNLSVDLLQRPESDSAQKENPSLLEDSPCCADRQLEDRTIEKQYIDLSRRTRIHCESSTSLSTASFNTRTHGMVNNIENSSLNEPEDAQENMETDSVVPKDTKQRLMNESMGAGNLQSDNNEFADSTLSAVMVSCQGAKHQPEENTLYEAQESKERSGSLEIPENMCLPIGTSPQVCTITEVKPETCEDMTAFVAAPDKKFQQLQQDTFDSSPNSLQGDFPTEHSNVPSGSSSPQPGEGDSDSSGAKSKTRLSEEDDIQLPHPRKRKMHRVPHSIPSGPTVLHPKERTQQSLAAIVDSLKLEEIEPYQTERANPYYEFLHIRRKIEEKRKVLCNVIPQAPQYYDEYVTFNGSYLLDGNPLGKLCIPTITPPPSLLEPLKEMFKQQEVVRMKLRLQHSIEREKLILSNEQEVLRVHYRAARTLANQALPFSACTVLLDAEVYNMPQDVQGDDCKTSVRDRFNARQFMSWLQDVDDKFDKLKTCLLMRQQHEAAALNAVQRLEWQLKLQELDPAAYKSISIFQIPEFYIPLVDVSDDFELAPV, from the exons ATGAAGCCGAAGTCTTCCATGAAACGCAAGCTTACCTTCACCCTCAGCCCGCAGAGGAACGAGGAGCGGGACTCTGACACCG ATTCAGACCCAGGACACTCGAGTGAAACCTGGGGGGAAAGATTTAGCCCTCCCTGCAGGATTTATGCAG ATAAAGACGGTCcagaaaagaagaaagtgaAGAAGGAAACGGGAAGCAAGAAGTCGACTCCAGTGAACATTCTGTTTGGGTATCCGTTGTCGGAGCGGAAACAGATGGCACTTCTAATGCAGATGACTGCAAGAGACAATAGCCCAG ACTCCACCCCCAATCACCCCTCACAAGCGGCACCAGTACAGAAGAAGATCTCCAGCTCTACGACATCTAGGCAGAAGGATAAGATTAATAAGAGGAATGAGAGAGGCGAGACTACTCTACACATGGCTGCCATCCGGGGGGATGTCAAACAAGTCAAGGAGCTCATCCGTCTGGGGGCTGATGTTAATGTCAAAGACTTTGCAG GCTGGACTCCACTCCATGAAGCATGCAACTTAGGTCACTATGATGTTGCGAAGGTTTTGATTGCCACTGGAGCAGAGGTCAACACACAGGGGCTGGATGATGACACTCCACTGCATGACGCATCCAGCAGTGGACATAAAGAG ATTGTGAGATTGCTGGTGCAGCATGGGGGCAATCCCTTCCAGGCCAATAACCGTGGAGAGCGTCCCGTGGATGTGGCCGACTCCAAGGAGATAGAGGAGCTGCTGAAGGGCCATGTGCAGCTGTCCAATTCAGATGACCGTTCCTCAG ATTCTGAAGGCCACACCAGTGCTGATGACAACATGGAATACTCAGACACTGAAAAGGACAgcaaacagacacatgcaaCAAACACATCTGCCTCTACAGCTGGATTGGATGAATATGATTTcaaggatgaggaagaggaggacctCAACAATGCACTGAAGGGCAGACCCCGCTTGAAGCGGGAGTCAAGACAGCGAGAGAAGGATTCATTTGAAAAGAACCATTTTGTGGACAACCAGGAGAGGAGCGAGTCCCCACGTACCTGCAagtcaaaaaagcaaaaaatatcacGCATCCAGTATCGCAGCTCTGTGAGCTCAAGCGATGAAACTTCCCCAGAGAGGAAGAGCTCTTCCACTTGTCCACTTACCATCGAAGTACAGAAAGCTGATGTGAGGACCAAAAAACTGAACCTCACTGTAgagcagaaagagaaaggaaaatcCAATGTTAACAAAAACCtaagcaaaaataaagaaaaccaaGAGCTGAAAGAGGACAGAAAGGAAAACTGCAAAGGTCTGCTCCCCTCCACGACAGTGCCTGGTCTAGAGACCCCAGAGAAGACTAGCGAAGAAGATTCCTTCAAGATGTCATTCAGCCCTAAAGACGAAGACTCTGTCCATCTCTTTCCTCTGTCATCAATCAAGTCTCCCAAGCATAACCACAGTGACAAGCAGTCTGGTCCTCTCAAAAAGGAAAATTTGAAATTGTGCATGTCCTCTGGTGACAGTCCTAGTCAGGTGGACAGCGTGAAACACAACAACCATCCGGAACTGTACAACTCATCAGAGAGCTCTGGTAGTAAAGGCTTAAAACATAAAGAGAAGAGCAAGTACCACCACAAAGATCTCAGCTGTGATGAGGAAGGAGAGAACTTGGACGATGGTGAAGATGCCTTGCAGAAGACTGACAAAGAAGGCAAAGTCATCAAGAAGCACAAACTGAAACATCAGGAGAAAGACAAGACCAAGAAGGAGAATGACAATGAGAAGGAGAAGAACAGGAAGGACAACAACAATGAGAAGGACACAAACAGgaaagagaatgagacagagaagGACAAACACAGACCAAGAGATACCAGGAAAGATAGCCACAGGCATCTGGAGTTTGACAGAGAATTCTGGAAAGATAACTTTTTCAAGAGTGATGAAAATGAAGACCTTCTGCTTGAGAAAAATGAAGTGCCTGAAAGTGGCTCTCTTCAAAAGGGAGCAGATGTGCCACTGGTAAAAGAGGAgagaacaacaaaagaaaagcaCTCTCACAGCAAAGATAAGAAGCAGAAAGAGGAGCTGGAAAAGgacaaagattttaaaaaggagaaagaagaaCTGCAGTGCAGAGAGGATAAGGGAAAGGAGTTGAAGACAGCAGAAGAGACAGATTGTCATATTTCCAATTGGGAGTCTATAGTTTCTGGTGTGAAGGAAGAACTGGAGGACAATCCCATCTCCGAAAACAAACTACAAGACCAACCAGAGAAGGGAGCTCGAGAAAAAACAGATAAGAGGTTGccaggaagggagagggagtcTGAAAAATTGGATAAAAAACATTCTgacagagaaaagaaacagaaagctgAGTACTTTGGAGACAAAAGTGAACTCCTCAACTGTATAGAcaaattgaaagagagagaaaaggtaaCATCTGGTTGCTCACATTCACCCTTAGAGAAAAATctaagagagagtgaaaaatcAAAACCCATCTTTTTGACAAAAAAGCCAGAAGActacaaaaaaatcaaagagaAAATGGATCGaaagagcgagaaagagaagCAAGAGAGAGTGCGGTGTCCAACAGAGaacagagataaagagaaaaacagcatagataagaaaggaaaaacatctgaaaaagtTGCAGTAGCAGATCAAGGTAAACTTGACAgagtaaaagaaaaagagaaagacaatgagaaaaagaaaaaagataaaataaaggaCATTACTTCCTCCAACTCAAACTTGAAAACTTTCCTTACAGAGAAAAGGATCAGTGTATGTGAAAACAGTAAGACTCCCCTTGACAAGACAAAACATAAGGAGGATATTTTAAAACCTCTGGAGAAAGATAAAAGGACTAGGGACAAAAAtactgacagacacagagatgGGCATAAGGATAAGTCTcagcaaacaaaaaccagtaaaataaaaatgaatgaagcagAGGCTGATGGGGCAAAATCAAAATCCTCACCTGCTCCTAAAGATGCtcgaccaaaagagaaaaggctTGTTAATGATGACCTCATGCAGACCAGCTTTGAGCGAATGTTGAGCCAAAAAGATCAGGAGATTGAGCAGTGGCACAGGAAACACAAGGAGAAAATCaagcagaaagaaagagagaggatgaAACACCAACCAGTGGCAGAGCTCAGCAAGCTGAAGAATAAAGATAGGGTGAAAAACTCACCCAGTGAGCTGTGCCTTACCAAAGACCACCTTCGGTCCAAAAGCTCAGATGTTTGTGAGGCTCACAGCCAAGAGAAGGTGTCGAAGGAAGCCACTAGTTCAAGATCTGTATCGCTGGACACAAAAAGTGCAGCATTTGTTGGAAAGGCAGAAAGCGACAGGTCCGGCTTAATGTGCAgatctgtgtctgtggtttCAGTGGCTAGTTCAGAGGGCTCCTGCCAGACAGCAGTGCTAACACAAAGGCCCCTAGCTGAGTATGACTCCAGTTTTGTACAGGAAAGTTTAGATTCTCAGTTGTGCACCATACAGTCTTCCTTGGCTGtccatgaaaatgaatgtgatggTTTTCTTGATGGGGTTCCACAAAAAGGGACCTCACTGTCCAACAAGCAAGAGACCCCTTGCTCAACAGAGGATGAAGATGACAAACTTATATCCACTGATGGCAGACCTGAAAGCAGTGCAGAAAGCTGCGGGACTCCGGGATTGCTGCTCCCAAGCCTCAGTATTTGCACTGCTGATACTCCAAGAGACACTGGAGATGAAGGAACCCATTTAAGTCCTCATGTCCATCCAGATGTTAGTCTTGTTTCTGAGTCAGGCAGCCAGGATTCCGATAAAAACGAAGGTGAACGTGTCAGCATGTCCCAAGCAGATACTTCACTGCAGCCAGCCACAGAAACAAAGGAGAACAGTGTCGCTGATCTTCTGCTTGAGGGAGATGTGCAGGGTCCTCAAGGTGAAGACTCTAGAACAAAACCCTCAGTTGAGAAGTCACCCTCAGAACATATAATTATGGAAACTAAGGAGTCTCTACCTGTGGATACAAAAGGAATCTGTTCATTCCCTCTTTCTCAGCAGCAAGATTCTTCAAATGGAAAAGTATCTGACTGCTGTGGTGAGCATCAGGATGTGTGCACAAACCTCTCTGTGGATTTGTTGCAGAGACCTGAGAGTGATTCTGCACAGAAAGAAAATCCTAGCTTATTGGAAGATAGTCCCTGTTGTGCAGATAGACAATTGGAGGACCGTACAATAGAGAAGCAGTACATTGATTTGTCTAGAAGGACTAGAATCCACTGTGAGAGCAGCACAAGTCTCTCTACTGCTTCCTTTAATACTAGAACACATGGAATGGTTAACAACATTGAAAACTCTAGCCTGAATGAGCCTGAGGATGCTCAAGAAAACATGGAAACAGACAGTGTTGTTCCAAAGGACACTAAGCAAAGACTCATGAATGAATCCATGGGAGCAGGTAATCTACAGTCTGACAATAATGAATTTGCAGATTCTACATTGTCAGCGGTCATGGTATCCTGTCAAGGTGCTAAGCATCAACCGGAAGAAAATACTTTGTATGAAGCTCAAGAGAGCAAGGAGAGGAGTGGCTCTTTGGAAATTCCAGAGAATATGTGTCTTCCCATAGGAACTAGCCCTCAGGTCTGTACCATAACTGAAGTGAAGCCCGAAACATGTGAAGATATGACTGCATTTGTAGCTGCACCTGACAAGAAATTCCAACAACTGCAGCAGGATACGTTCGATTCCTCACCCAATAGCCTGCAAGGGGATTTCCCAACAGAGCACAGCAACGTTCCCTCAGGAAGTTCTTCTCCACAGCCAGGAGAAGGGGACTCTGACTCTAGTGGTGCCAAATCCAAAACCAGACTGTCGGAAGAGGATGACATACAGTTGCCCCATCCACGGAAGAGAAAGATGCATCGAGTCCCACATTCCATCCCCTCAGGGCCCACCGTCCTGCACCCTAAAGAGAGGACCCAGCAGTCTCTGGCAGCCATTGTGGACTCTCTGAAGCTGGAGGAGATTGAGCCCTACCAGACTGAAAGAGCCAACCCTTACTATGAGTTCCTGCATATCCGCAGAAAGATTGAAGAGAAGCGGAAAGTCCTGTGTAATGTTATTCCGCAAGCACCACAGTATTATGATGAATATGTGACCTTCAACGGATCCTACCTCCTGGATGGAAACCCACTTGGCAAGCTCTGTATTCCAACT ATAACTCCACCTCCCTCATTACTCGAACCACTAAAAGAGATGTTTAAACAGCAGGAGGTTGTTCGCATGAAGCTGCGCTTGCAACACAGCATTGAACGG GAGAAGCTGATCCTTTCCAATGAGCAAGAGGTTTTGCGTGTCCATTACCGTGCAGCGAGAACACTAGCCAATCAGGCCCTTCCCTTCAGTGCCTGCACAGTCCTGCTGGACGCTGAAGTTTACAACATGCCGCAGGATGTTCAG GGGGATGATTGCAAAACCTCCGTCCGGGACCGGTTCAATGCTAGGCAGTTCATGTCTTGGTTACAAGACGTTGATGACAAGTTTGATAAGCTGAAG ACCTGTCTCCTGATGCGGCAGCAGCACGAGGCGGCGGCGCTCAACGCCGTGCAGCGCCTGGAGTGGCAGCTCAAGCTCCAGGAGCTGGACCCCGCCGCCTACAAGTCCATCAGCATCTTCCAGATCCCCGAGTTCTACATCCCGCTCGTGGACGTCAGCGACGACTTCGAACTGGCCCCCGTTTGA